DNA sequence from the Carnobacterium funditum DSM 5970 genome:
CTTAAAAACTACAAACAAAATCTAGAGTTTATAATTAAAGAGATTAGAACGATCAATCCAGATGCACAATTAGCATGCATAGGTTTATACAATCCTTATAGCAAAGAAGAACCTGAAAAGGCCAGATTACTTTTAAAATGGAATTATGAAACTCGTTTAATTGTAAATGCAGATGTCAAATTTGCCTATATACCAACTTATGAATTATTTGAATACCATTTAAACGACTATCTCTCTATAGATGAATTTCATCCAAGTGGTTTAGGGTATCAAGTGATAGCAGAAGAACTTTATCGAATATTAAACTAGATAAAATGCTAGCTATATTAGCGACAGTGTGTAAAAGTTAGTTTATAATGTTAAGCAAAAAGTTCTCATATAAAAAGTAAGAAAGGAAAATTATCGTGAAAAAAATTAATTTTATTTATTATTTATGCGCAATAGCAATGGTTATCTCTTTGGGAAATGTATTTATAAATGGTGATTTCTCAGTAGAGGGTTCGGCACTGTTAAATAACAATTGGGGAGTTATGTCTTTGGTGGATCTCTTTGCAGGAATCATTATCTTTTCAACTTGGATTGTATTTAGAGAAAAGAATAAACTATTGATTGGAGTACTTTTAGTTTTAATGGTGTTATTTGGATTTTTAACTGCAAGCTTGTATATACTAGTTAATTTATATAAAAGTAAAGGCGACTGGACGGAATTTTTCTTCGGCAGTAGAAGAAAAGAGATAGTAGAAAAATTAAATACTACAAGAAAATGAAACCTTTGAACAATTATTTGAAAATAGGATAGATGAAGTCCAATGATTTTTAACGGATAAGATAAGTGATGCAAGTTTTCCACCTATAGTGGATTAGATTCAATGGTTATCTAAAAATTAAGGTATAATGTATTTATTAAGGAGTGAGTTTATGTTTACGTTTACGTTGGGAAGAAAGACAGATTTTAGTTATAAAACAAATCAACTAATAGCACTATTGTCACTGTTAGTAGTTGCTATAGGATGGATGTTAACAGGAAAGGTTTCGTCAGGGATTTATATAGGAGTTGGAGTATTTTTAACTTGGGCACTTTCTAGAGAAATTGATCCAAAACATGAGTATTCAGCATTTCTGGCCGCTGCCTTTTCATTTTTGAATTTACTGTATTATGACAATGTTCAGCTTTTAGTGATTGTTTGGATGCTTTTACTCATGAGAATAGTAAATGGAATTACAGGAAAAGAGCTAACCGTTTTTGATATTTTTTCAGTATTAGGACTCACTATATACCTATCTTTAAACGGTGGAAACAGTGTGTATTTAGTGATATTTATTTTAGCTATAGCCTTTATTATAAAAGCTAGAGAAAAAATGAGAGCAGCATTGATAGCTAGTGGGATTGGTTTAGCATTCTTTATAGTAGAGAGCTTTTTTATGAGCTATTTATCATTCAACACTATAAATTATTTAGATCCAATCAATATATTCGCCATTGCCACATTAAGTCTATCTTTTGTATTATTTTGGTTTTTATCAAAAGCTGAAACTGAAGATGATAAAGGCAATAGATTAAACAGATTTAAACTCTTAGCAAGTCAAATAGTGTATAGTTCTGCTGTTCTGCTGTTATTTTTATTTGGTGATACAAGTCTTAATAATTTAATTATATACTTGTCAGCTATAGTAGGGGTAACAATTTACTTTATTGGATTTAACATTTTAAATAGGGAAAAATAAAAATAGTTCTAATTAAAATGATAATACATTTGAGCTTATGTTTAAAGACTTGACTCGATTACTCATCTATTAGTTTATAATAAAATTATAAGATCTTATTGATAAAAATATCTGGATTTTTTTACTTTTAAAATAAAAAAAGAACCATTATTTAGTAAGGTTTTAGATACACGTTTTTAAGCAATTTTATGTATTACATTCTGCTAATAAGCGGACAAGACAAAGAGCAATCAATCTTTTTTTTTGATGTTTTGTACTATGTTTTTTACTTTTTTAGTTAACTCAGGATACCTTTTTTAACGATTTTTTAAAACGGTTCATATAAAAAAACTCCTCGAATATTTTTTGAGGAGTTTTTGGAGCGAATTAGTCTGAGACTAATTAGTTAAAACGAATAATTTCTTCGACTAAATCCACTAAGTTTCTATTTGACATATCTGGTTTCAAATAGTAAGGGTTGTATTGATCTTCTTTACGTTTGATATAAGCTGTGACAAGTCCAACTTTTTTAGCACCAAATAAATCCCAATCATGAGTCGCAACCATGACCGTTTCATCAGCATGAATGTTTTCTTCATTCATTACATAGTGGTAGATATCTTTAAATGGTTTATATTTTTGTACGGACTCTACAGAATAATACGAATCAAATAAATCAATAAGTCCTGAATGAATCAGCTGCTCCTTAACCATTTTGTAAGAAGAATTCGTTACGGAAATGACTTTTATATCATTGTCTCTTAATAATTTAAGCGCTGCAGGGACATCATCATATGCTGGTAAATTTCTAAATGAACCTAAAATATCCGTTTTGATTTCATCTGTTAACTCTTTGCCACTCTCTAAAAAAACACTTTCTAACGCAGCTTCTGAAAGTTTTCCAAAATCAGTGTATTCATCCATACCGCCGATGACAGTGGAGGAGTGAAGCAACTTGGCAAACCAATAATTAAGCACATATTTATCCTCAAAATGTTTCCCAAATTTTTCTTTTAATACGTTCAAATCTAGCAGTGTTTCGTTCATATCGAATAATACCGTTTTTATCATTTTTTCAGCTCCTTATAGTTTATGATCTTAGCTTTCTTAGTTGTGAAGTTATTA
Encoded proteins:
- a CDS encoding DUF1475 family protein, whose protein sequence is MKKINFIYYLCAIAMVISLGNVFINGDFSVEGSALLNNNWGVMSLVDLFAGIIIFSTWIVFREKNKLLIGVLLVLMVLFGFLTASLYILVNLYKSKGDWTEFFFGSRRKEIVEKLNTTRK
- a CDS encoding haloacid dehalogenase type II yields the protein MIKTVLFDMNETLLDLNVLKEKFGKHFEDKYVLNYWFAKLLHSSTVIGGMDEYTDFGKLSEAALESVFLESGKELTDEIKTDILGSFRNLPAYDDVPAALKLLRDNDIKVISVTNSSYKMVKEQLIHSGLIDLFDSYYSVESVQKYKPFKDIYHYVMNEENIHADETVMVATHDWDLFGAKKVGLVTAYIKRKEDQYNPYYLKPDMSNRNLVDLVEEIIRFN